The DNA sequence tgtaaaaatgaacaatcgtttttaaataattatttaaattctgaaccttattgttctaaaaagatctttttattctctacaactttcgttctttaagtttttccgaaaaatatcgtttagatggtcagaaaatttaaataaaggtctgattttaattaaatataattaaatttcccaaaatgcccctgcaaaagttaacggtaacagcaaaaattaaagaaaagggtgcaaagtgtctacgagttaaaagtctggggctgcaaagtgtattttccaaaactattaggtgcaatgtgcattatgtccaaacataaggggtgcgAATTGCATATAACTCTAAACAAATATACTATACATGTATGATTGAACTAAATAATTATGACTCACCTATctctaattattatataaatttaatatgacGAATCTACAATCAATAAAGGTAATGCCTTGtctaaagaaaaatttaaagtaGTGCGTCTTATGTATATTTTTCGGCTTATAAATTTTTGCAGGAATGGCCATTTCGTAACACTTTGAGGTTCAGAATGGACCATTCATTTTGTAGATCATGTAGGAGTCATTTCAATTTTGAAACTAATCAATGCCAAGGCTGCAAAAATACTAAACAGGCCCAAAGATCTCGTGCCTGCCCCAAACCTAATCCAGGAACAGCCATACAGTTGCGACATGCCGACCATAATAATCAAAGCCAACCAACTTCTTTTACAAGCCCCTGACACTGTATTTTCAATTAATATCCACCTAAGCTTTTATCGTTTCAGcctatttaaaaaacaaattgaaTACCTGATTTTATTAGTTAGTCTCACCAATAATTGGGCTCCTTTTTTATTCTACACTTAAATGTGGCGAACAGAAACTCTCCTTCAGTGTGCCCCAAAAAAGTCCAAAACAATTAGGTGCAGAAGTTCCAACCGATAATATATATGTCATATTTCTACGAAAACAATCCCTCTGTTTAAAGAGTCTCAGTATGATTCTTATTGTAAGAAATTGCTAAACCCGGAGACAGACACTAGACAGGGTTTTCAAATTTCGAATATATGGAAAGTACAGAGAGTGTGAACGTGGCAGGTTAAAAATACTAGGTGAAAAACACACACAGAGACAGTGGAATCCCAAAAAGCAAATCAAATCTAACAAAAAAGATTAGATTTCACAGACGAATTCACCACCGACGGTATTTCAAAATGCCACAGTCTCCCTTCACCTTTCACCAGATTTTTCCTACACAAAAACTCCTCCGCATATATTTTCTCCACTCTCCGGTCCACGTCGTGTAAATACACATGCGTCACACCCGATCCCTTCCTGTTCCGCGCCATCACGGCCGCCGAATATATCGCCGCCATTCTCCCCGGCGCCTCCGCGAAGTATCCACGTGGCGCGTCGATCATTATCAGGTCCCACTCCTTGTCGTACACCTCATCAGGCAACATGTTCAGCGCTAACTTGCACTTTTCGTTTTGTTTTAACGGGATTTTTTTGGTTGGATCGCAGTCCGGTTCGGACCGGTACGATTGTAGTAACTGGTCGGCTTCTTGCAGTTGTGTTCGGTACTTGACGTACTTGGCGCGTAAGAACGGCGCGTCATGCAACACGGTATCGACCCACTTAGGATCCTCTTCGAGGAACAGCGTCGTGCCACCGGGATTAAACGCGTGCCACATTTGTGAGTCGTGACCTAGACCGAATACGAGGAAGTTGCATGGCGCGCGTGCGCGTAACACGTCGAATGATAGCCTAATCTCGGCTTGTGACTGTTGGGGGGTCACGCGCGAGGTGGCGTAGTGGAGGATTGTCTCGAGCTGCGTGGTTGTGGGCTCGTATTTGGCTCCGGCGAAAGTGCAGAGGAAAGGAGTGTTGATGTTTAAGAGAAGGGTTGAAATGAATAAACCTCCGGCGATGAGAACGGCGACGCCGATGATTAGGTACTTTGATTTGTCATTGAAGATTAATCTTGTGTGAGCATTTTCCTTCAtgtttttcaaataaatttgaaaaaagaaagagagagatatGGGGGAGAGAGAGACGGGGAGAGAGATGTGAATGTTGAAGAAGTCTAAAGAGTGAAGTGGAGTTATGGATCTAACTACACGTCTGTTGTTTTTCTATGGAGATTGACGAAGGAGATGATAGTCGGTATTTGActattatatatagttatatccCATGTCTACATGTGTGTTGATAACTTTGGTTACTGCCGTGTGCCGTCTGCCAGACCAACgattataatatgattaattataaaaattcatttattaattatatttggaaaagaaaatttttgggATTACGAAATTTGTAAATTTGTCTTATTTAGTCTTATTTAGTgggattataaattttacttctcTTTTATGATAAAGAAAAACTggtgaaattaaaatttaatttattgtataattattatattaattataaaatatattttagcaGTCATAtgtgatactccctctgtcccatttaattctatacgtttctttttaactgctcgacacgcatttcaatgctcttataaaatatagttccgtaacttatttttgagattttctttttctgtataaaaatataacattcaaactttaattcagaaaagaaaaattttaaaaatagattgcacaatTACAGTTTGCAGGAGctttaaagtccgtgccgcgtttCCGTCCGTCAATATATACTCCTagggggacggagagagtactaGTTAATTTAGTTATTAAATATTACTATATGATATGAGTTAATAAAGGTTTTTAAGAGGAATAAACTTTTaatctatttattagacatatGAAGATAAGTGATGGTATTTATTAAATAGAAAGATAAGTGGATGGTGATTGATGGATAGTTTGATAGCATTGTACACAACAGCAATAGGATATGAACACGTATGAGAGGAGCAATATTGTTTACTGAAAAAAAGGTGTCCCACCGCATTTTGTTAGCATTTCTTGAGAGGTGTGCGGAGTGAGGAAAATAATAAAGTAGTAAGTGTAGTCGTACAAATGTCCTGATTCTCCACGGAGATGAACTAAAATGGGGTTGGCAGATACAGTAATCTTGTTCAAATCAAAATTCTAACTGAAACATTATTGTTTCTCTTCTTGTTAATTTCATAACCAGAATGACAACTATTTTGATGGGATAAACTCTTATCACACCTTATTCATGCTACTATGTTTTTGTGGGTTGTTATTGACTGACATATCTTTGTCAAAAATAtcgtatttttgtaatattttgaattaatattaaaataacatcTATTGtctgtcaaaaataaaaatgagtaattatttcttaaataaACTATGTATtcatctattttaaaaaaaatagatccTAACTTCTAAAAATAAGATGAGCTAAACAATCATTTGTCATATTTATCAAACAGATTacttatcaaatttattatcaGTGTCTAATAATATCAAGTAGATCGGTGatcaatgaaataaatcaacaaTTCTTATTCGTCTCACTATAATGAATCAATAAAATGATTATCAAATATGTTAGTGTCTTAAATTCATTccaaaatttgatgaaaaacaTAATGAATGAGTCATGTTGTGATGTTGAGTtagtatattgaacaaataaagacatacaataaaaattttagaatatttaatatgACTAGAGTTCGCCTATATGTTAAAAATTCTAGTTGATgttaatctatactatacattaaaatccatcattttataaaatccaaaaaatctATCTAACATTTTAATACCATCatgttttaatgaattttaaacaatctcaactgaataccatcagattttaaagtataatttaaaattttaattgaataccacACGATTtcgtagtataatttaaaattccaattgaatactTCTGACATTTCATGAATGATAAAAATCCATTAAGCTCTCAATCCAAACACCcccattaatataaaaaatataatttatgaacTTCTAAATATTTCTTCCCCAAGATTTCGGCAGCAAACATCACAccacttaaaattatttgatatttagaataaattaataatagtatatattatatgcatatttttattcaaagcaCATTCTTATTTCTGTCGTAAATTGGTCAAAGCAATCATAATATAGTGGAGTATTTTGAAAATAACTAGACTATTTCAACCaccaattttaattaaatacaaaaattatactGTAGTTCTTAAATCGAATATATACAAATGAACGTTTTAAACACAAAATATGAAGGCGGCCTTTGCCCGTAATTCTTTGTTTGTGTCCTTGGTAAGCAAACAAACGCTTTCAGAGTTGAAATCGgtaactttttaattttatttatatattgttgtttCAATTTTGGAAAAACTTGACCTTCGACGACGATATGGCCCTATCAAAGACCATAATAATTGAGGAAGACTCCTTATTTTATGTGGTGGGATAGTTAGTAGAACAAGTCCCATCGATagtgtataaataaaatattaaaatcacagaagtaatattttttttttgaaattaaagcaCTTGCATTACTTAAATAGAATCATAAACAAGACTCTCAACCACAAATTCAGGAGGATTAGTAATCCATTCCTGCACATCTGACATAGAACGCGTTGCTCTTGCTAAGACATGAGCTACGCCATTCGCAGACCTATGAGTAAACTCAATTAGCACGCTATCAAAGTGCTTACAATAATCGACACAATCCAAGACAATTGTATGAAAATATGACTCTCCCTGGGATTGTTGACAAGCATCTGACAATTGCTTTGCGTCTGTTGCGAAGACACACTTCTTAATGCCCATCTTTTTAACCCAAGACAGTGCCTCCTTTAAGCTTACTGCTTCTGCTTCTCTGGGTTGCAGCAACACTCCGATCCTTTGACACCGAGCTCCCACGAAAGCACCCTGATCATTTCGGATGACTGCTCCCACCCCTATGCAATTACTATCCTCAAACCTGGCCGCATCAATATTTACTTTAAACCACCCCTGAGGTGGTTTGCACCAGTACCTGGAGCTTGTGTGCACCGCTACTCTCTTTCTTTCCACCTCTTGCTGCGCCTTGCTCCAATCCGATAACATATTCATCGCCCCTTCTTTCACACCAAAAACCGACATATTATTCCTGTCCCAAACCCATTTATTCCTGCGGTTCCAAATGCTCCAACACAACAATGATATTAACACTATTTGTTCTGTAGTGCCAATAGTAAAAACTCGCTGAAATACTTCCAAAGCTGTATCATTCGGACAGATTTGCAGCACGTCATGAAAGTTACTCGCCACCCACACTGATCTTGCAAATGAACATTTAAACAACACATGAACTGCATCTTCATTCTCAATATGACACCAGGGACATTTAATATCCATCGGCACTTTCTTTGTCGTTAAAGCAACCGCTGTTGGAAGACAAGAACTACAGGCTCgccataaaaaattaataactttCCCCGGCAATTTCAGTGACCATAGTTTCTTCCAAAAACTGGCATGCGGCTTACTATGTTCTCCCTGAAGCCTTCGATAACAACTCTTAACTGTGAAAATCCCCTTGTCATCTAAGATCCAGAACCAGGAATCCACCGTATCCTTGGCTGGTAATGGAATTTTCAGAATAAGACCCTTATCTCTCTCATTGCATATATCATTTACAACCTCCTCATCCCATTTGTTCTCTCCTGGCACCATCAGACCTTTAACCGTAACATCTGCAAGTTCTACTGGCATATCTGTCGTTAGTAACCCATTCTCAAGACACGGAAGCCACGGCACCTTCCACACCATCGTACTTTCTCCATTCCCAATCTTccttctacatccttgtctcaCCAGGCCCTGAGCTGCATGAATACTTCTCCACATATAACTAGGATTAGCCCCCAACTCCGCACTAAGAAAATCACCCTTAGGGAAATAACGGGCTTTCATTAAACTAGTCACAAGAGGATTCTCATTTTTCAATAAACGCCATCCTTGTTTCGCTAGCATCGCcaagttaaaattattaagCTCTCTAAACCCCAGCCCTCCACCTTCTTTACTCGTACACATTTTCTCCCACCTCATCCACCGAATCCCTTTTGTACCACCACCATTTCCCCACCAGAACCCGTTCATTAGGCTTTGAATACTGTCACTTATATCCACTGGTAACAACAAAagattcatccaaaaatttggaATTGATTGGGCTGCCGTCTTCAATAAAGTAACTTTACCAGCTTTCGATATAGGCTTATTTCTCCACCCCTGCAGCTTTTGGCTTACTCTATCTTTTAAGAAGTTAAAAACCCCATTTTTATTCCTCCCCACTCGCATTGGCATACCTAAATACTTTCCAGGATCAAACACCTCTTTAACACCAAGAATTTCACACACTTGCACTCTAGTAGCATCAGTAGTACTAGGACTAAAAATTATACTTGATTTGTGGAAATTAATAGCCTGACCAGATAGGTGTTCATACCTTTGAATAATGTGCCTCATGTTTGCTGCCTCTACTTCCGTTGCTCGAAAAAATAAGTAACAGTCGTCTGCAAATAGCAGGTGAGACACAGCTGGCGCGCCTCGAGCAATTTTACAGCCATGTATAAGCCCCATCTCTTCATGACGGCGAATAATTGAACTTAGCCCTTCTGCACATAGAATATATAGATAAGGGGATATAGGATCCCCTTGTCGGATTCCACGTTCCGGACGAACATCCCCAAACTCAACTCCATTCTGCAGAAAAGTGTATGTCACCGTTCGAACACAAGCCATTATTCTATTAACCCACACTGCACTGAATCCAAACTTGTACATCATTTGCTCAATAAAGCCCCACTCCAACCTATCATAAGCCTTGGAAACATCAATTTTCAGCCCTGCAACACCATCCTTGCCCTGTCTACGCCTTTTAATATAATGATTTATCTCAAAAGCAATTAAAGCATTATCCGTGAGTAACCTGCCTTCCACAAACGCACTTTGTGTATCGGAAATCAGGTGTGGCAAACATCCTCGTAATCTATTGGCCATA is a window from the Daucus carota subsp. sativus chromosome 8, DH1 v3.0, whole genome shotgun sequence genome containing:
- the LOC108197118 gene encoding arabinogalactan O-methyltransferase 2, with product MKENAHTRLIFNDKSKYLIIGVAVLIAGGLFISTLLLNINTPFLCTFAGAKYEPTTTQLETILHYATSRVTPQQSQAEIRLSFDVLRARAPCNFLVFGLGHDSQMWHAFNPGGTTLFLEEDPKWVDTVLHDAPFLRAKYVKYRTQLQEADQLLQSYRSEPDCDPTKKIPLKQNEKCKLALNMLPDEVYDKEWDLIMIDAPRGYFAEAPGRMAAIYSAAVMARNRKGSGVTHVYLHDVDRRVEKIYAEEFLCRKNLVKGEGRLWHFEIPSVVNSSVKSNLFC